The Lipingzhangella halophila genome segment CGGCCAGGGTGAGCACCTGGAAGCGATCATGGGAGGGGCCATCTGCGTCGTGACCCTGGCGTTCGCGATCAGGTGTCTGACCGGCGTCCGGGGAGCGCGGCGGCGCTACCGGCGACTCGCGGATCTCCTCGGAGGAGCCCCGCACGCCAAATGGCTGGACTGAAGCCGCTCTGTCCCCTAAGACTGACCCGGTGCCGGGCGGCAGGCCGAGGCCCGGTTTCCGTCGCGGCCCGCCACGGGCGTCCAGCCCGCGCGGGCGCCGGACCCGCCGCGTCGGCACCCGGAACAACCGGGGAACGGGATACGTTGTCGGTGCGGGTCGCACCGCATGGTGCACCCGGGTCGACATGCGCGCGGGTTGCGAGGGAGCTGATGACGAGTCCCGATCGGGAGCGTACGCGCGCGGGCGGGCTCACGTCGCGGTGGTACTCCGCGCCCCCCACAGCGTCGTCGCCGGTCGTCGTCACCGGCGTGTTCGACGTGCTGCACGTGGGGCATGTGCGCTTCCTCACCCAGGTCAGCGAGCGTGGGCTGCCCGTGGTGCTCGGAGTCGAGGACGACGAGCGCATCACCGCCTGGAAGGGGCCGGACCGCCCGGTGAACCCCGCTGACGAACGCGCCGAGGTGCTGAGCGCCCTGCGCACGACACACGCCGTGTTCGTCATCTCCGGTCCACCCGAGGTTGCCGAGTGGGATGCCTACGCCGAACTGCTGCGCCCACTGGCCCCCGCGGCACTGGCCTTCACCGCGGGCGACCCCTTCACCGAGGCCAAGCGGCGCGGCGCCGAGGCTCTGGGAGCCGAGGCGTGGGAGCTGCCGCTGACCCCCGGCCGCTCCACCACCGCCGCGCTGGGCCGGCTCACCACGTCGCTGTAGCCCGGCCCCACCACCGGGCCACCGTGCTCGGGGTGCGGGAAGCAGGCGGCTCCGGGGCGTGTTGAGGGGGACGTCGCAGCCGCGAACGAAGCGAACCGGTCGAGGCAGGGGTGCACGATGATGACGGGTGGCGGACCGCCGATCTACCGGTCCCTGGTCAACGACGGCAGTGCCAAGGGCACCAGCCTCGCGCCGGGAACCGTACGCCGGATCTTGCAGTACACGCGTCCGCACTGGCGCGCGATCGTGTTCTTCCTGGTGGTGACGTCGGTCAGTTCGGCGATCGTCATCGCCAACCCGTTGCTGCTCAAGGCGATCATCGACGAGGGGGTCGCGCAGCAGGACACCGGCGTAGTGGCCTGGCTCGCTGTCGCGGTCGCGGTGCTCGCGGTACTGGAGGCCGCGCTGGGGATGACGGGCCGGTGGCTGTCGGCGCGCATCGGCGAGGGAGTCATCTACCTGCTGCGCACGCAGGTGTTCACGCACGTCCAGCGGATGCCGATGGCGTTCTTCACCCGGACCCAGACCGGGTCGCTCATCAGCCGGCTGAACACCGATGTCGTCGGCGCACAGCGCGCGATTACCTCGGTGCTGCAGTCGGTGGTGTCCAACGTGATCAGCACCGTCGCGGTGGTGATCACCATGCTTCTGCTGTCGTGGCAGATCACGCTACTCGCGCTGCTGCTGATCCCGCTGTTCGTGATCCCGGCCAAGCTCATCGGCCGCAAGGTCGCCAACGTCTCGCGCGACGGCATGAACCTGAACGCCGAGATGAGCTCGCTGATGACCGAACGGTTCAACGTCGGCGGCGCGATGCTGGTGAAGCTCTACGGCCGCCCCGAGGAGGAGGCCGCGGAGTTCGCCGACCAGGCGAGCCGGGTCCGCGACATCGGCGTGGTGCAGGCGGTGTTCGGCGGGCTGCTGTTCACCCTCCTCGGCATGATCACCGCACTCGCCACAGCCGTTGTCTACGGGGTCGGCGGCAACCTGGTGATCGGCGGGGCCTTCGAACTGGGCACCCTGGTCGCCCTGACGACGCTGCTCGCCCGCCTCTACGCCCCGGTCACAGCGCTGTCCAACGTGCACGTGGAGATCATGACCGCGCTGGTCAGCTTCGACCGCGTCTTCGAGGTCCTCGACCTCAAGCCGATGATCGAGGAGCGGCCCGACGCCTGGGACCTGCCGGACGGCCGGTTGGCCGTCGAGTTCGACCGGGTGTCGTTCAGCTACCCCGGTGCCGAGGAAGCGTCGCTGGCCTCACTGGAGCTGACGCCGCACGTGGAGAGCGAGGAGAGCACCCAGGTGCTCAGCGAGGTCTCGTTCACCGCCGAGCCGGGTCAGTTGGTGGCGCTGGTGGGCCCGTCGGGAGCGGGCAAGACCACCCTGACCCACCTCGTCTCCCGGCTCTACGACCCGACCAGCGGCAGTGTCCGCGTCGGCGGGCAGGACCTGCGCGACGTCCGGACGCAGTCGCTGCGCGACAGGGTGGGCGTGGTGACCCAGGACCCGCAGCTGTTCCACGACACAGTGG includes the following:
- a CDS encoding adenylyltransferase/cytidyltransferase family protein → MTSPDRERTRAGGLTSRWYSAPPTASSPVVVTGVFDVLHVGHVRFLTQVSERGLPVVLGVEDDERITAWKGPDRPVNPADERAEVLSALRTTHAVFVISGPPEVAEWDAYAELLRPLAPAALAFTAGDPFTEAKRRGAEALGAEAWELPLTPGRSTTAALGRLTTSL
- a CDS encoding ABC transporter ATP-binding protein: MTGGGPPIYRSLVNDGSAKGTSLAPGTVRRILQYTRPHWRAIVFFLVVTSVSSAIVIANPLLLKAIIDEGVAQQDTGVVAWLAVAVAVLAVLEAALGMTGRWLSARIGEGVIYLLRTQVFTHVQRMPMAFFTRTQTGSLISRLNTDVVGAQRAITSVLQSVVSNVISTVAVVITMLLLSWQITLLALLLIPLFVIPAKLIGRKVANVSRDGMNLNAEMSSLMTERFNVGGAMLVKLYGRPEEEAAEFADQASRVRDIGVVQAVFGGLLFTLLGMITALATAVVYGVGGNLVIGGAFELGTLVALTTLLARLYAPVTALSNVHVEIMTALVSFDRVFEVLDLKPMIEERPDAWDLPDGRLAVEFDRVSFSYPGAEEASLASLELTPHVESEESTQVLSEVSFTAEPGQLVALVGPSGAGKTTLTHLVSRLYDPTSGSVRVGGQDLRDVRTQSLRDRVGVVTQDPQLFHDTVGANLRYARPDATDEELVEAMRAAQLSQLLDTLPDGLDTMVGDRGYRLSGGEKQRVAIARLLLKAPSVVVLDEATAHLDSESEAAVQEALRTALAGRTSLVIAHRLATVREADQILVLEDGRILERGTHSELLERGGLYTALYRTQFAAQEKTGTPS